One genomic region from Enoplosus armatus isolate fEnoArm2 chromosome 17, fEnoArm2.hap1, whole genome shotgun sequence encodes:
- the LOC139300624 gene encoding transcription factor Sox-8, with product MLKMTEEHDKCVSDQPCSPSGTNSSMSQDESDSDAPSSPTGSDGQGSLLAGLGKKLDSEDDDRFPACIRDAVSQVLKGYDWSLVPMPVRGNGSLKSKPHVKRPMNAFMVWAQAARRKLADQYPHLHNAELSKTLGKLWRLLSESEKRPFVEEAERLRVQHKKDHPDYKYQPRRRKNVKPGQSDSDSGAELAHHMYKAEPGMGGLAGMTDGHHHPEHAGQPHGPPTPPTTPKTDLHHGVKQDLKHEGRRLLDSSRQNIDFSNVDISELSTDVISNMETFDVHEFDQYLPLNGHASGSSALPSDHSHGQAPAPGGSYTSSYSHAGANGSAWSRKSTMSSASPSASEVGQHRLHIKTEQLSPSHYSEHSHRSPSHSDYSSYSSQACVTSATSAASAAASFSSSQCDYTDIQSSNYYNPYSGYPSSLYQYPYFHSSRRPYGSPILNSLSMAPAHSPTASSWDQPVYTTLSRP from the exons atgttaaaaatgacAGAGGAGCATGACAAGTGTGTCAGCGACCAGCCGTGCAGTCCGTCGGGCACAAACAGCTCCATGTCCCAGGACGAGTCCGACTCCGACGCTCCGTCCTCACCGACAGGCTCCGACGGCCAAGGATCCCTGCTCGCAGGTTTGGGCAAGAAACTGGACTCCGAGGATGACGACCGGTTCCCAGCTTGCATACGGGACGCAGTCTCTCAGGTCCTCAAAGGATACGACTGGTCCTTGGTGCCCATGCCCGTGAGGGGGAACGGATCTCTGAAGAGTAAACCTCACGTCAAGAGACCCATGAACGCGTTCATGGTTTGGGCGCAAGCGGCCCGCAGAAAGCTGGCGGATCAGTATCCACACCTGCACAACGCCGAACTGAGCAAGACTCTGGGGAAACTGTGGCG TTTGCTCTCGGAAAGTGAGAAGAGGCCGTTtgtggaggaagcagagaggctTCGGGTTCAGCACAAGAAAGATCATCCAGACTACAAGTACCAGCCCCGGCGACGGAAGAATGTGAAACCAGGCCAGAGCGACTCAGACTCTGGAGCAGAACTGGCACATCACATGTATAAAGCTGAACCAGGGATGGGAGGACTGGCAGGGATGACTGACGGACACCACCATCCTGAACATGCAG ggCAGCCCCATGGTCCCCCCACACCACCCACTACTCCCAAAACAGACCTGCACCACGGGGTGAAGCAGGATCTGAAACATGAAGGCCGTCGTCTTCTTGACAGCAGCAGGCAAAACATAGACTTCAGCAACGTGGACATCTCTGAGCTCAGCACTGATGTCATCAGCAACATGGAGACCTTCGATGTGCACGAGTTTGACCAGTACCTCCCGCTCAACGGCCACGCCTCAGGCTCCTCCGCCCTGCCTTCAGACCACAGCCATGGGCAGGCTCCAGCGCCCGGTGGCTCTTACACTTCCTCATACAGCCACGCAGGCGCCAACGGGTCAGCGTGGAGCCGCAAGAGCACCATGTCTTCCGCCTCTCCCTCCGCCAGCGAGGTGGGCCAGCACCGGCTCCACATTAAAACAGAGCAACTGAGCCCCAGCCACTACAGCGAGCACTCCCACAGGTCACCCTCACACTCCGACTACAGCTCCTACAGCAGCCAGGCCTGTGTCACCTCGGCCACGTCAGCTGCCTCGGCTGCAGCCTCATTCTCCAGCTCCCAGTGTGACTATACTGACATCCAGAGCTCCAACTATTACAACCCTTACTCCGGCTACCCTTCTAGCCTCTACCAGTACCCCTACTTCCACTCATCCAGGCGGCCCTACGGCAGCCCGATCCTCAACAGTCTGTCCATGGCTCCTGCCCACAGCCCCACCGCCTCCAGCTGGGACCAGCCCGTCTACACCACGCTGTCTCGACCTTAA